One Ignavibacteriota bacterium DNA window includes the following coding sequences:
- a CDS encoding 4Fe-4S dicluster domain-containing protein encodes MTTKKAMLIDLTLCVGCNACQEACKTENKLPEGEEHSLSATAYTALNEYDGTYVRRMCQHCVDPTCASVCPVGAFDKLASGPVLYDESKCIGCRYCMQACPFQVPRYQWSSTYPKVMKCKFCADRQAKGLQPACTEACPSGATKFGNRDDLVREAYDRIKAEPEKYVNKVYGVDEVGGTSILYISSVPFEQLGFKTNLQSTALPMLTWNVLSKIPNIVSVGGVMLYGIWWITNRRKDVQKVEKELLEKRGNGNHSSMN; translated from the coding sequence ATGACTACGAAAAAAGCAATGCTCATTGACCTGACATTGTGCGTCGGATGTAACGCATGTCAGGAAGCGTGCAAAACGGAAAATAAATTGCCTGAAGGAGAAGAACATTCTCTTTCCGCAACCGCTTACACCGCGTTGAATGAATATGACGGGACGTACGTGAGACGGATGTGTCAGCACTGCGTTGACCCAACGTGCGCATCCGTTTGCCCGGTCGGAGCGTTCGATAAATTGGCTTCCGGTCCGGTGTTGTATGATGAATCGAAGTGCATCGGATGCCGCTACTGTATGCAGGCGTGTCCGTTCCAGGTTCCGCGCTATCAGTGGAGCAGTACCTATCCAAAAGTGATGAAATGCAAGTTCTGTGCAGACAGACAGGCAAAAGGATTGCAACCTGCATGTACAGAAGCTTGTCCGAGCGGCGCGACAAAGTTCGGCAACCGCGACGATTTGGTTCGTGAAGCGTACGACAGAATCAAAGCCGAGCCGGAAAAATATGTCAACAAAGTTTATGGCGTTGATGAAGTCGGTGGGACATCCATTCTCTACATCTCAAGCGTTCCGTTCGAGCAACTCGGCTTCAAGACGAATTTGCAATCTACCGCGTTACCGATGCTGACGTGGAATGTTCTCTCGAAGATTCCGAACATTGTCAGTGTTGGCGGCGTGATGCTCTACGGCATCTGGTGGATTACGAATCGAAGAAAAGACGTTCAGAAGGTCGAGAAAGAACTTCTGGAAAAACGCGGCAACGGCAATCACTCATCAATGAATTAA
- the hybB gene encoding Ni/Fe-hydrogenase cytochrome b subunit has product MKNLLSKITVWRAIAFMILASGVVATYIRFTQGLGESTNLSDEFPWGLWIGFDILCGVGLAAGGFTIAAIVYIFNIKRFEPIVRPTILTAFLGYLLVIVALMFDLGRPLQIWHALIMWNPRSVMFEVAWCVMLYTTVLSLEFAPVVLEKFKMTKTLNILHKVSVPLIILGVILSTLHQSSLGSLYLIVPEKLYGLWYSPYLPVFFFVSAISVGCAMVIFESFLSSRAFKRGLEMDLLTEIGRISVVMLAVLTTMKVVDLLDRHAISLLFIPRMETYLYWAEVSIGILIPMAMLAIRKVRESHGGLFASAAMIIIGFIFNRMNIGITGMEAWAGVSYFPNWMEISVTLSIVVLGFIVFSLAAKYLPIFKHEQPKLHEVALHPLVEDLLSVSQQQRA; this is encoded by the coding sequence ATGAAAAATCTTTTATCAAAAATTACAGTATGGCGCGCAATTGCGTTTATGATTCTCGCAAGCGGCGTTGTAGCAACATATATCCGGTTCACACAAGGATTGGGCGAGTCAACAAATCTCAGCGATGAATTTCCGTGGGGTTTGTGGATTGGCTTTGATATTCTGTGCGGCGTTGGACTTGCGGCGGGTGGTTTTACTATCGCGGCAATCGTGTACATCTTCAACATCAAACGGTTTGAACCGATTGTGCGACCGACAATTCTCACAGCGTTTCTTGGTTACCTGCTCGTTATCGTTGCGCTCATGTTTGATTTGGGGCGACCGTTGCAAATCTGGCACGCACTCATTATGTGGAACCCGCGCTCGGTGATGTTTGAAGTTGCCTGGTGCGTGATGCTCTACACGACAGTGCTTTCGCTTGAGTTCGCCCCGGTTGTCCTCGAAAAATTCAAGATGACAAAAACGCTGAACATTTTACACAAAGTCAGTGTTCCGCTCATCATTCTCGGCGTGATACTTTCAACGCTTCATCAATCATCGCTCGGCTCGCTCTATCTTATTGTGCCGGAGAAGTTGTACGGTTTATGGTACTCGCCATACTTGCCTGTCTTCTTTTTCGTTTCGGCAATTTCTGTCGGTTGTGCGATGGTGATATTTGAATCGTTCCTCAGCAGTCGTGCATTCAAACGCGGCTTGGAAATGGATTTACTTACGGAAATCGGGCGCATCAGCGTCGTCATGCTTGCGGTGTTAACAACGATGAAGGTCGTTGACTTGCTTGACCGGCATGCAATTTCGTTGCTCTTTATTCCGCGCATGGAAACATACTTATACTGGGCGGAAGTCTCAATCGGAATCCTGATTCCGATGGCGATGCTGGCAATCCGGAAGGTTCGTGAAAGTCATGGCGGATTATTTGCAAGCGCGGCGATGATTATCATCGGGTTCATCTTTAACAGAATGAACATTGGCATCACAGGTATGGAAGCATGGGCTGGGGTTTCATACTTCCCGAACTGGATGGAAATTTCTGTCACGTTAAGCATTGTTGTTCTCGGCTTTATCGTGTTTTCACTTGCGGCAAAGTATCTGCCAATTTTCAAGCATGAACAACCGAAGTTGCATGAAGTTGCATTGCATCCGCTGGTCGAAGATTTACTCTCAGTTTCTCAGCAACAACGCGCATAA
- a CDS encoding HAMP domain-containing protein — MKFFHSLTFRVLGGSFVLLLILFGFYSYFAIQFHSEQMMEYVLQNASRSSDVIKKSTHYSMLLNRREDVYQIINTIGTEPGVEGIRIYNKRGEIMFSTNKAEEQTAVDMNAEACVACHEQQQPLQSLPMDNRMRIYQSQNGHRVLGLINPIRNEHACSNAECHAHPAERTVLGVLDVRMSLDQVDKDIFEAQVRMGIFAVLAVMALAVFSLLFVYNTVHRPVKKLITGTKEISSGNLTYHIPSDSKDELGMLAQSFNVMTESLRTVMEENERWSNELEIRVKEKTAELKRLHEQMLQIEKMASLGKLSATVAHELNNPLEGILTYSKLIAKRLRKAEPLTEAAQQMLEELEVVSRETQRCGNIVKNLLLFSRKQVGELTLASVRHIVEKAAQLVQHHFQISNVEFTAEYPPEEVVLLCDENQIQQALIALFVNAVEAMHGGGKIHVQVRKELQNDSVLIEVSDTGVGIAEEDVPHIFEPFFTTKKDGKGVGLGLSVVYGIVERHGGDISVRSEHEKGTTFTLVFPHKK, encoded by the coding sequence ATGAAATTTTTTCACTCCCTGACGTTCCGCGTTCTGGGCGGGTCGTTTGTCCTCCTTCTTATCCTGTTTGGATTCTATTCGTATTTCGCGATTCAGTTTCACAGCGAACAAATGATGGAATATGTTTTGCAAAACGCAAGCCGTTCGAGCGACGTCATAAAAAAATCAACCCACTACAGCATGTTGCTGAACCGCCGAGAAGATGTGTATCAAATCATCAACACGATCGGAACAGAACCGGGCGTGGAAGGAATCCGCATTTACAACAAGCGGGGAGAAATTATGTTCTCCACGAACAAAGCGGAAGAACAAACGGCGGTAGACATGAACGCGGAAGCGTGCGTAGCATGTCATGAACAGCAACAACCGTTGCAGTCGCTCCCGATGGATAACCGGATGAGAATTTATCAATCGCAAAACGGACACAGGGTGTTGGGACTAATCAACCCGATTCGGAATGAACATGCTTGCTCGAACGCAGAGTGTCATGCGCATCCGGCAGAACGAACGGTGTTGGGTGTGCTTGATGTGCGCATGTCGCTCGACCAGGTGGACAAAGATATTTTTGAAGCGCAGGTACGTATGGGAATTTTTGCCGTGCTTGCGGTGATGGCGCTCGCCGTGTTTTCGTTACTGTTTGTGTACAACACCGTTCATCGTCCCGTGAAAAAACTTATCACGGGAACGAAAGAAATTTCATCAGGGAATCTTACGTATCACATTCCTTCCGATTCAAAAGACGAACTTGGAATGTTGGCACAGTCATTTAATGTGATGACGGAATCACTGAGAACGGTGATGGAGGAAAATGAACGCTGGTCGAACGAACTGGAAATCCGGGTGAAAGAAAAAACCGCCGAGTTGAAACGCCTGCACGAACAAATGCTTCAAATCGAAAAAATGGCTTCGCTCGGAAAACTTTCTGCGACCGTAGCGCATGAGTTAAACAACCCGCTCGAAGGAATTCTAACCTACTCGAAGTTGATAGCAAAACGCTTGCGGAAAGCGGAGCCACTTACAGAAGCCGCACAACAAATGCTGGAAGAATTGGAAGTAGTGTCGCGGGAAACACAACGGTGCGGAAACATCGTGAAAAATCTGCTTCTGTTCTCGCGGAAACAAGTCGGCGAACTGACGCTTGCCTCTGTCCGGCACATCGTAGAAAAAGCTGCGCAACTTGTTCAACATCATTTTCAGATTTCGAATGTCGAGTTTACGGCGGAATATCCACCTGAGGAAGTTGTATTGCTGTGCGATGAGAATCAGATTCAACAAGCGTTGATTGCATTGTTTGTCAATGCCGTTGAAGCGATGCACGGAGGAGGAAAAATTCATGTACAAGTTCGGAAGGAGCTGCAAAACGATTCCGTACTCATCGAAGTTTCCGATACGGGTGTAGGAATTGCCGAAGAAGATGTGCCGCATATTTTCGAGCCGTTCTTCACGACGAAGAAAGATGGCAAAGGTGTCGGCTTGGGACTTTCGGTCGTGTATGGAATTGTCGAGCGGCACGGCGGCGATATCTCCGTCCGTTCCGAGCATGAAAAAGGAACAACATTTACATTGGTGTTTCCACATAAGAAATAA
- a CDS encoding sigma-54-dependent Fis family transcriptional regulator produces the protein MNEHIALLIVDDEQIVRDSLTKWFREDGYIVGAAANAAEALRLMQEQRWHIILLDIKMPGMDGMELQQRIRDIDAHAIIIFITAHASVDTAVQALKCGAFDYITKPIDPDHLSHLVSNAIKQRALAMENLKLKEQVVEFSKPDEIIGDSSQIKKVFEMIKTVAGTDTTVMIRGESGTGKELIARAIHANSQRRYFPIVTINCGALPEGVLESELFGHERGAFTGAQYRRKGKLELADGGTLFLDEVGNIDMKTQMDLLRVIETKQFTRVGGNETIKVDFRIICATNKDLELAVKEGTFREDFYYRLNVFTVSIPPLRERKSDIPLLVNYFVNKHKRAMGKDISSVSPEAMDILVQYDWPGNVRELENAMERAMVVGKSCAITPADLPFQLSERNNEPQSGSLADMEKRHIARVLEEQRWNITHSAEVLQIDRVTLYNKIAKYGFRKP, from the coding sequence ATGAACGAACACATTGCCTTATTAATAGTAGATGATGAACAAATCGTCCGGGATTCACTGACAAAATGGTTTCGCGAAGACGGGTACATTGTCGGCGCGGCGGCGAACGCGGCAGAAGCGTTGAGACTGATGCAGGAACAACGATGGCACATTATTTTGCTCGATATTAAAATGCCCGGCATGGACGGAATGGAATTGCAACAACGCATCCGCGATATTGATGCGCACGCAATCATCATCTTCATCACCGCTCATGCTTCGGTTGATACGGCGGTGCAGGCGCTCAAGTGCGGCGCGTTCGATTACATCACGAAACCGATTGACCCCGACCATCTTTCGCATCTTGTCAGCAATGCCATCAAGCAACGCGCACTTGCAATGGAAAACCTGAAACTGAAAGAACAAGTTGTCGAGTTCTCAAAACCGGATGAAATCATCGGTGATTCATCACAAATAAAAAAAGTGTTCGAGATGATTAAGACCGTGGCAGGGACGGATACGACAGTGATGATTCGGGGAGAAAGCGGAACGGGAAAAGAATTAATTGCGCGGGCGATTCATGCAAACAGTCAACGAAGATATTTCCCGATTGTTACTATCAATTGCGGCGCGTTGCCGGAAGGAGTGTTGGAGAGTGAATTATTCGGTCATGAACGAGGAGCGTTCACCGGAGCGCAATACCGCCGGAAAGGAAAACTCGAACTTGCCGATGGCGGAACGCTGTTCCTCGATGAAGTCGGGAACATTGATATGAAAACGCAGATGGATTTGCTTCGCGTGATTGAAACGAAACAGTTTACCCGCGTGGGCGGGAATGAGACTATCAAAGTGGACTTCAGAATCATCTGTGCGACGAACAAAGACCTCGAACTTGCAGTGAAAGAAGGAACATTCCGCGAAGATTTTTATTATCGCTTGAATGTTTTCACGGTCAGCATCCCGCCGTTGCGTGAACGGAAAAGCGATATTCCGTTGCTCGTCAATTATTTTGTGAACAAACACAAGCGGGCGATGGGAAAAGACATCTCCTCCGTTTCTCCTGAAGCGATGGATATTCTCGTCCAGTACGATTGGCCCGGAAACGTGCGCGAACTGGAAAACGCGATGGAACGTGCGATGGTGGTCGGGAAATCCTGTGCAATCACCCCGGCTGATTTACCCTTCCAACTTTCCGAACGAAACAACGAACCGCAATCCGGCTCGCTGGCGGACATGGAGAAACGACATATCGCCCGTGTGCTGGAAGAACAGCGGTGGAACATTACCCACTCGGCGGAAGTGTTGCAGATTGACCGCGTCACGCTGTATAATAAAATTGCCAAGTACGGTTTCCGGAAACCGTAG
- a CDS encoding archaemetzincin family Zn-dependent metalloprotease: MPFPVHILNASSLPLAELESVAETIRQLLGLSVSVAQYRLELERAFDSSRVQYNSSVLIAHILSTITSSEKQKLITIVDVDLYIPVLTFVYGEAQLDGTAAVVSTHRLANEFYGVEENRSLLLERLTKELVHELGHTFGLFHCKQFECVMRASTYVEEIDLKKMTLCEECARRLFEKIHN, encoded by the coding sequence GTGCCGTTTCCGGTTCACATTCTCAATGCTTCTTCGCTCCCGCTTGCCGAACTTGAATCCGTTGCAGAAACTATCCGACAACTTCTCGGACTTTCTGTAAGTGTTGCACAGTATCGTCTCGAACTCGAGCGCGCGTTTGATAGTTCGCGGGTACAGTACAATTCTTCCGTGTTGATTGCGCATATACTTTCAACTATCACTTCCTCAGAGAAACAAAAACTTATCACCATCGTTGATGTTGACCTGTACATTCCTGTCCTGACATTCGTGTATGGTGAAGCGCAACTCGATGGAACAGCTGCAGTTGTTTCTACCCACAGACTTGCCAACGAGTTTTATGGTGTTGAAGAAAACCGCTCGCTCCTGTTAGAGCGGTTAACGAAAGAACTTGTTCACGAACTGGGACATACATTCGGATTATTTCACTGCAAGCAGTTCGAGTGCGTCATGCGCGCATCAACCTATGTGGAGGAGATTGATTTGAAGAAGATGACATTGTGTGAGGAATGTGCAAGAAGGTTATTTGAAAAAATCCATAACTGA
- the ilvA gene encoding threonine ammonia-lyase, giving the protein MLQFSDIQLAYERIHTVINTTPLLSSQTFNEITGNHVWFKAENFQRIGAFKFRGAYNKISSLRDEERKRGVIAHSSGNHAQGVALASKIFGIKAVIVMPHDSVKSKVEATKGYGAEVVFCGTSTDDRERTTNELMQNHGYTLIHPYNDEQLIAGQGTLVLEIAQKRKELDYLFIPVGGGGLISGCAVAAKHMFPNIKVIGVETEGANDCYQSFREQRIVKIEKATTIADGMRTLSVGQLNFEIIMKHVDDVITINDEEIYPMMRFFLERMKILVEPTGAVASAAILKNNLALSGKKVCAVISGGNVDAEVLQRILR; this is encoded by the coding sequence ATGCTTCAATTCTCCGACATTCAACTCGCATACGAGCGAATACATACCGTCATCAACACTACACCGTTGCTTTCCTCACAAACATTTAATGAAATAACCGGGAACCATGTTTGGTTCAAAGCGGAAAATTTTCAACGCATCGGCGCATTCAAATTTCGAGGCGCGTACAATAAAATTTCTTCGTTACGTGATGAAGAACGGAAGCGAGGTGTGATTGCACATTCCTCCGGCAACCATGCACAGGGAGTTGCTCTTGCGTCAAAGATTTTCGGAATCAAAGCGGTTATTGTGATGCCGCATGATTCGGTAAAAAGCAAAGTAGAAGCAACCAAGGGATACGGAGCGGAAGTTGTCTTTTGCGGAACATCTACAGATGACCGGGAACGTACGACGAATGAACTGATGCAGAACCACGGATACACTCTCATTCATCCGTACAACGATGAACAACTGATTGCTGGGCAGGGAACTCTCGTTCTTGAAATCGCACAGAAAAGGAAAGAACTCGATTATTTATTTATTCCGGTTGGCGGCGGCGGATTGATTTCCGGATGTGCGGTAGCGGCGAAACACATGTTCCCGAACATTAAAGTGATTGGCGTGGAAACAGAGGGAGCGAACGATTGCTACCAATCATTCCGCGAACAAAGAATAGTAAAAATTGAGAAAGCAACCACCATTGCCGACGGTATGCGAACGCTCTCTGTCGGGCAACTCAACTTTGAAATTATTATGAAGCATGTTGATGATGTTATCACCATTAACGATGAAGAAATTTACCCGATGATGAGATTCTTTCTTGAGCGGATGAAAATTCTCGTCGAGCCGACCGGGGCAGTCGCTTCTGCGGCAATTTTGAAAAATAATCTTGCACTTTCCGGCAAAAAAGTATGTGCCGTCATTAGCGGGGGAAATGTGGATGCGGAAGTGCTTCAGAGAATTCTTCGCTGA
- a CDS encoding aminotransferase class I/II-fold pyridoxal phosphate-dependent enzyme → MKKKTKHSLATRAIHGKHTHAYKGPVSFPIYQTSTYRFENSNDAIRYAQGDQSVLVYTRYHNPTVNEVEEKIALMEGGESAALFSSGMAAITTAILSACTSGDEIVSTPALYGGTYRFFRDTLPNYGITVNYVDANSLNDLLYIITPKTKLVYFETPTNPTLGLVDIQKLVRLTRQVQKEHRTLITIIIDNTFATILNQNPFELGVDVIVESSTKYLGGHTDLMGGVVLGSSKFIKRTKNLAKHLGGCADPFAAFLLERSLKTFELRVHRQNENALLLATALEKHPKVNRVIYPGLPSHPQHQLAKKQMQGFGGMVTIEVAGGAKAAAKVCDSLKVAVNAMSLGGVETLVSIPVYSSHVNMSEAELKQHGVTPGMIRISVGVEGINDLIEDFNQALRKK, encoded by the coding sequence ATGAAGAAGAAAACAAAACATTCTCTCGCAACCAGAGCAATCCATGGTAAACATACGCATGCGTACAAAGGTCCGGTCTCGTTTCCCATTTACCAGACAAGCACATATCGTTTCGAAAACTCGAACGATGCTATTCGTTACGCGCAGGGGGACCAAAGCGTGTTGGTATATACACGTTACCACAATCCGACCGTGAATGAAGTTGAAGAAAAAATTGCATTGATGGAAGGAGGAGAATCAGCCGCGTTATTTTCTTCCGGCATGGCGGCAATTACCACGGCAATTCTTTCCGCGTGTACCTCCGGTGATGAAATTGTCAGTACGCCGGCGTTGTACGGAGGAACGTATCGTTTCTTCCGCGATACTCTTCCGAATTATGGAATAACTGTAAACTATGTTGATGCAAATTCTTTGAACGACCTGCTGTATATCATCACGCCAAAAACAAAACTTGTTTACTTCGAAACGCCGACAAATCCCACGTTAGGTTTGGTAGATATTCAAAAACTTGTTCGTCTCACAAGACAAGTCCAGAAAGAGCATCGGACATTGATTACCATCATAATAGACAATACATTCGCTACGATTCTGAACCAAAATCCGTTTGAACTTGGCGTTGATGTCATTGTTGAGAGCAGTACGAAGTATCTCGGCGGTCATACTGATTTGATGGGCGGAGTGGTTCTCGGTTCGAGCAAGTTTATCAAGCGAACAAAAAATCTTGCCAAGCATCTCGGCGGTTGTGCGGACCCGTTTGCCGCGTTCCTGCTTGAGAGAAGTCTGAAAACATTTGAATTACGTGTTCATCGGCAAAACGAAAATGCACTTTTACTCGCCACGGCATTAGAGAAGCATCCCAAAGTCAATCGCGTTATTTACCCGGGGCTTCCTTCACATCCTCAACATCAACTTGCAAAAAAACAGATGCAAGGATTTGGCGGAATGGTCACAATCGAAGTGGCTGGTGGCGCAAAAGCGGCGGCAAAGGTATGTGACTCGCTGAAGGTGGCTGTTAATGCGATGTCGCTGGGAGGAGTAGAAACCCTCGTGAGTATTCCGGTCTATTCTTCACACGTAAACATGAGTGAAGCGGAATTGAAACAGCATGGAGTGACTCCGGGAATGATTCGGATTTCCGTCGGTGTAGAAGGTATCAACGATTTGATTGAGGATTTCAATCAGGCGTTGAGGAAAAAATAA